The Thermomicrobiales bacterium genome segment GAGCACCCGCTCCAACGGCAAATCCTCGAAATCGTGGCAGACGCGATGCAGGTCGATCCTGCTGCGGTGTCCTTGGCCGTGGACGGATGCAGTGTCCCGACGTTTGGCGCTCGATTGACCGACTTCGCGCGGGCCTACGCAGCGCTCGCGGCTCCGGCGCAATCGCCTTCTGCCCGGATGCGAACGCACGAATCCGCGATCGCTCGACTGCTTGGAGCGATGGCTGCGTATCCGGAGAATATTGCCGGTCCTGGTTCGATCGACACCGAGTTGATGCGCCTGTCGAACGGATCCGTCGTTGCGAAGATCGGGGCAGAAGGTCTCCTCTGCCTGGCCGTTCCTGCGCATGAGCTCGGGATCGCGATTCGCATATACGATGGGTCGTACCGGGGCTTGAATGTGCTGGCCGTATCGGTGCTGGAGCAACTCGGCCTGGTCGAGCCGACCGTGTTAGCGGCGATGAGATCGGAGTTGGTCCAGCCGGTGACCAATGCGAACGGCTGGACCGTCGGAGAGGTGCGAACGAACCTCGTGTTGGAACGCGCGGCCGTGGCGGACGCGATCAGCGCCTGACTCGACCACGGCGGCAGGCTGGTCGCCTGCTAGCTCCTGGACGGTTGCGGCGCTGGCGCCCACGTGTCGACACGCTCGGCCGCGATGCGGAGCGCCATCGTCAGTTCGTCCTCGCCTGGCATGGACGGCCATGATCGAATCATTCCCTGATTGGCAGGCGATCCCGGACTGCGTGTGGAGTGGACGTTGCCGACGATTGCCGTCTCACCGCTCGGGCGAATGACCACGGCAACGGTGCGAACGGCATCGCCCGACTGCCAGATCATCGAGCTCACGGAGCTGCCCTGACCGCGGTCGATGCGGGTGTCGGTCTTGACTGGCCAACCGGCAGCCACACGGGTGATCGCGCTGCCGACCGTTTTCTCGTTGCCGGCAAGTTTGTTCGCGTCGATCCGCTCGACCTTCCGCACTGCCTGCTCGCCTCCGCTGCCAAAACCCATGCGCAAGCTCGAGCCATCGGGAAGTCCGGTCAACTCGGCGATCCGATTGCGCACCCGCGTGTTCTTCATTCCCCACCAGCCGACCGCGATGAACGCCACTTGCACGATGACGATGATGGCGGTGAGCCAGGGAACGCCGCTGCGGTACATCTGCGACCAGTCGCCGGAGATGTTCAACAGCAAGTCCATGGCCGGGTAGAAGACCAGCGCGTTGATACCGGAGATGAAGACGAACTGCAACAGCAGCTCGTTCCAGGGAGCGCGCAACGGCGGCTTCTTGAGGAAGACCACTGCCAACGCGATCACGATCAGCACCAGATTGACGAATGTTCCGGCGAACGCGATCAGCGTCTGTTGCACATCCGAGAAACCGGTGGGGTTGTACGAGACATACCCGGAGAAGAAGTAGAAGCCGAAATCGAGCACCTGGCCGCCCATTGCCCAAATGGCAGCGGCGTGGCCAAGCTCATGCAACGCGACGGAAACCGGAAGCAAGATGAAGAATGCGGCCTGACCGAGCATCGACCGGTCGTATGGTGTGAAGTCGTTGTCGAAGATTGCTTTCCGGCGCGGGATGAACTGAAAAAGAAAACGAACGCCGACAAAGATGTAGAAGAGCGAAAGCAGCCCGAAACCGCCCAGGGGCATCGAAGTCGAATCCTTTTGGGCGCCTGAGGGCGCTCGATGGGCGGCGTCAGGAACGCGCGCGAACCAGGCTCCGCGTTCGGATCTGCAGGCGCTGAGCCAGCCAGATTGCGCTGAGCGTGGTGATGATACCGCCCAACAGGATCGAGATGGATGTGTTGGTCGCGTTGGCAACCGCTCCCGCCAGCAACGCGCCCAACGGCGCGACCCCAGTCGAGACCATGATGTAGACGCTCATCACTCGGCCGCGCAGCTCGTCCGGCGCGGTGGATTGGACAACGGTATTGGCCATAGCCATGGTGGACGTGAGCCCAAAGCCAACTACCGCGCTGATGACCATGGCGAGGATCAGCTTGGGCGCAATCTCGGTCGCGAGCCCGAGCGTAATCTCCCCAAGACCGAGCACCAGCCCGGTGGCAAGCATGCGCTCGACGCTTGCTCCCTTGCTCCGAAACGCGAGCGCAAGGGCGCCCACCAACGCTCCCACACCAAGCGACGACATGAGCAACCCGAAGCCACCCGGCCCAGTGTCGATCTCTTGCTTGGCGAGCAAGGGCATCCAGACGTTGAAATTGATTCCGAAAACGCCGACCAATCCGGCAAAGACGACCAGGTAGCCAATGACGGGTGTGGCGCGGACGTAAGCCAGCCCATCGCGCAGTGACTCCAACGGGTTGCGCCTGCGCACTGCCTGAGCGACTGGCGAGACGTGCATCATCAGCAGGCTACCGATCACCGCCAGGTAGCTGAGCGCGTCGAT includes the following:
- a CDS encoding asparaginase, which codes for MERTNSLRVRYTRGDAIESEHEAAIAVADSQGRLVAAAGDPDLFAYFRSSAKPFQAIPLVESGAADAFGFTASELAFCCSSHYGEAGQQQSVVTMLEKVGAEPGLLQCGAAPPLDGAELARLSLGLVDATPLQNCCSGKHAGMLATCLYLGYPTESYLSPEHPLQRQILEIVADAMQVDPAAVSLAVDGCSVPTFGARLTDFARAYAALAAPAQSPSARMRTHESAIARLLGAMAAYPENIAGPGSIDTELMRLSNGSVVAKIGAEGLLCLAVPAHELGIAIRIYDGSYRGLNVLAVSVLEQLGLVEPTVLAAMRSELVQPVTNANGWTVGEVRTNLVLERAAVADAISA
- a CDS encoding MFS transporter, with the protein product MRPQPNNRVARFSLRNLTLPNGFSALKHRNYRLYFFGQAVSVTGTWMQSLAMSWLVLSLTTSAIDLALVNVLQFAPTLVFGLFAGVLADRVPKRGLLVVTQSIAALCSLTLAILIWSDHIDLWHVYLLALIVGINNSFDMPARQAFVSEMVGDKADLPNAIALNSTLFNMGRLVGPALAGLVLGAFGVAICFFIDALSYLAVIGSLLMMHVSPVAQAVRRRNPLESLRDGLAYVRATPVIGYLVVFAGLVGVFGINFNVWMPLLAKQEIDTGPGGFGLLMSSLGVGALVGALALAFRSKGASVERMLATGLVLGLGEITLGLATEIAPKLILAMVISAVVGFGLTSTMAMANTVVQSTAPDELRGRVMSVYIMVSTGVAPLGALLAGAVANATNTSISILLGGIITTLSAIWLAQRLQIRTRSLVRARS